Proteins from one Telopea speciosissima isolate NSW1024214 ecotype Mountain lineage chromosome 1, Tspe_v1, whole genome shotgun sequence genomic window:
- the LOC122648788 gene encoding mitochondrial import inner membrane translocase subunit TIM10, which translates to MAANNPPTAFDKEQIFGMAEKEMEYRVELFNKLTQTCFNKCVENRYKDAELNMGENSCIDRCVSKYWQVTNMVGQLLGSNRPPL; encoded by the exons ATGGCTGCCAACAACCCGCCCACCGCATTTGACAAAGAACAG ATATTTGGGATGGCAGAAAAAGAAATGGAGTACAGGGTGGAATTATTCAATAA GCTTACCCAAACATGCTTTAATAAATGTGTTGAAAACAG GTACAAGGATGCTGAGCTTAACATGGGGGAAAATAGTTGCATTGATCGTTGTGTTTCAAAATATTGGCAG GTGACAAATATGGTTGGGCAGCTGCTTGGTTCTAATCGACCTCCACTGTGA
- the LOC122648616 gene encoding uncharacterized protein LOC122648616, which translates to MATVDKLHVDGAGEWSHRSSVDGSEEGSEGSLCFSDADDQSWHSPFDSTAGGSYDEHRLSCVSDPEIGDVSDQRRNSCVSDCSVEIHLESGVPEIKVHLATKVEKDCRICHLSLDYVNHESGIPIELGCSCKEDLAAAHKQCAEAWFKIKGNKTCEICGATARNVVGVNETQFMEQWNETNTPTATTGAAAAAPYAENRSFCHGHRFLNFLLACMVFAFVISWLFHFNVPS; encoded by the exons ATGGCAACCGTAGATAAGCTACATGTTGATGGTGCAGGAGAATGGAGTCATCGTAGTTCCGTCGATGGTAGTGAAGAAGGGAGTGAAGGCAGCTTATGCTTCTCCGATGCTGATGACCAGTCTTGGCATTCTCCGTTTGATTCCACTGCTGGTGGGTCTTACGATGAGCATAGGTTATCTTGCGTCTCCGATCCCGAGATAGGAGATGTTTCAGATCAGCGCAGGAACTCCTGTGTGTCGGATTGTTCGGTAGAGATACATTTGGAGTCTGGAGTTCCGGAGATTAAGGTGCATTTGGCTACTAAAGTGGAGAAGGATTGCAGGATTTGTCATCTGAGCTTGGACTATGTTAATCATGAATCTGGGATTCCTATCGAATTGGGTTGTTCGTGCAAGGAAGATTTGGCTGCGGCGCACAAGCAATGCGCAGAGGCCTGGTTCAAGATAAAAGGCAACAA GACCTGTGAAATTTGTGGTGCAACTGCACGGAATGTTGTTGGTGTAAATGAGACCCAGTTTATGGAGCAATGGAATGAGACAAACACACCAACAGCCACAACAGGAGCCGCTGCAGCTGCTCCATATGCAGAGAACCGAAGCTTCTGTCATGGTCATCGCTTCCTGAATTTCCTGCTTGCTTGCATGGTCTTTGCCTTTGTCATCTCTTGGCTCTTTCACTTCAACGTGCCATCGTAA
- the LOC122648787 gene encoding DNA-directed RNA polymerases I and III subunit RPAC2 has translation MELGSSDDTKATFSLADEDHTLANSVRFALNQDPRVTFCGYSIPHPSEARVNIRVQTTGDPAKEVLKDALQDLMGMAQHVRTTFDKAVVDFKTSEPVKAMNIKP, from the exons ATGGAACTCGGTTCCTCGGATGATACGAAGGCAACATTTTCTTTGGCCGATGAGGATCACACTCTTGCAAATTCTGTCAGATTTGCTTTGAATCAAGA TCCGAGGGTAACATTCTGCGGGTATAGTATTCCTCATCCTTCAGAAGCTCGGGTCAACATAAGAGTGCAGACTACTG GTGATCCAGCAAAGGAGGTATTGAAAGATGCACTCCAGGATCTTATGGGGATGGCCCAACATGTGAGGACCACTTTTGACAAGGCTGTTGTGGATTTCAAAACAAGTGAGCCAGTTAAAGCCATGAACATAAAACCATAA
- the LOC122648950 gene encoding serine/threonine-protein kinase BSK5-like yields the protein MGGRCSKFSFCWWPSRLKPDVLESSDIECAGNDRNALSGFTDFGFEQLRTATSGFSVDNIVSEHGEKAPNVVYKGRLENDRWIAVKRFNKSAWPDTRQFLEEARSVGQLRNERLANLIGCCCEGDERLLVAEFMPNETLAKHLFHWENQPMKWAMRLRVALYLAQALEYCSSRGRALYHDLNAYRVLFDQDGNPRLSCFGLMKNSRDGKSYSTNLAFTPPEYMRTGRVTPESVVYSFGTLLLDLLSGKHIPPSHALDLIRGKNFLMLMDSCLEGHFSNDDGTELVRLASRCLQYEPRERPNAKSLVTALTSLQKEAEVPSYVLMGIPYGTVPSTPLPLTPLGEACSRLDLTAIHEILEKVGYKDDDGVAHELSFQMWTGQMQEMLNSKKQADSAFRAKDFVTAIDWYTRFIDGGSMVSPTVFARRCLSYLMNDMPQEALGDAMQAQVVSPEWATAFYLQAAALFSLGMDTDAQETLKDGTDLEARKNSRN from the exons ATGGGAGGTCGGTGTTCCAAATTCTCCTTCTGTTGGTGGCCATCTCGTCTCAAGCCTGACGTTCTTGAATCGTCCGATATCG AGTGTGCGGGAAATGATCGCAACGCATTGTCTGGTTTCACCGACTTTGGATTCGAGCAGCTTAGAACTGCTACCTCCGGCTTCTCCGTCGACAACATTGTCTCTGAACACGGCGAGAAAGCTCCAAATGTTGTTTATAAAGGAAGGCTCGAAAACGATAGGTGGATTGCCGTTAAGCGTTTCAACAAGTCCGCTTGGCCTGACACGCGCCAGTTCCTT GAGGAAGCACGATCAGTAGGTCAGCTTCGGAATGAGCGGTTGGCCAATCTCATCGGATGTTGCTGTGAAGGAGATGAGAGGTTACTCGTTGCTGAGTTCATGCCCAATGAAACCCTCGCCAAGCATCTTTTTCATT GGGAGAACCAACCCATGAAATGGGCAATGAGGTTGCGAGTTGCCTTGTATTTGGCACAAGCTTTGGAATATTGCAGCAGTAGAGGACGTGCATTGTATCACGACCTCAATGCTTACAGAGTATTGTTTGATCAG GATGGTAATCCTAGGCTGTCATGCTTTGGCCTCATGAAGAATAGTAGAGATGGCAAGAGCTATAGTACAAACCTGGCTTTCACTCCTCCAGAATATATGAGGACAG GTAGAGTGACACCAGAAAGTGTAGTTTACAGCTTTGGCACTCTTTTGCTTGATCTTCTCAGTGGCAAACACATTCCCCCAAGCCAT GCACTTGACCTAATACGTGGCAAGAATTTTTTGATGCTAATGGATTCTTGTTTGGAGGGTCATTTCTCAAATGATGATGGAACTGAGTTAGTGCGATTAGCATCTCGTTGTTTACAGTATGAACCTCGTGAGAGGCCAAATGCAAAGTCTCTTGTGACCGCTCTAACTTCTCTTCAGAAAGAAGCAGAG GTGCCATCATATGTTTTGATGGGTATTCCATATGGAACTGTACCTTCAACACCGTTACCATTAACTCCGTTAGGTGAAGCATGTTCTAGATTGGACCTCACTGCCATACATGAAATCTTGGAGAAAGTCGGATACAAGGATGATGATGGGGTTGCTCACGAG CTTTCTTTTCAAATGTGGACCGGCCAAATGCAAGAGATGTTGAATTCTAAGAAACAAGCTGACTCTGCTTTTCGTGCTAAAGACTTTGTGACTGCCATTGATTGGTACACCAGG TTCATTGATGGTGGGTCCATGGTATCACCAACTGTGTTTGCTAGACGCTGCTTGTCTTACTTGATGAATGACATGCCACAAGAAGCCCTTGGGGATGCCATGCAGGCCCAGGTTGTGTCGCCCGAGTGGGCCACTGCTTTCTATCTTCAAGCAGCTGCTCTTTTCAGCCTTGGGATGGACACCGATGCCCAAGAGACACTAAAGGATGGCACAGACTTAGAGGCTAGAAAGAACAGCAGAAACTGA